Genomic window (Pradoshia sp. D12):
ACTGTCCGGATCCTTTTTAATTGTCTCCTGGTCCATAAAAGCGACATCCAATAATTCAGTTTTTTGTATCGAAATCTCTCCGGAAATTGGTTCCAATAAAAACAGCAGCATATTATCACTGATTTCATTACGTATAACACCTGTTCTAAGGCCAAATAATCCAATGATTTTCGTCTCAATCCCCGTCTCTTCTTTAATCTCTCTAACCACTGCTTCATCTGCTGTTTCTCCCGGCTGTACAAAACCTGCCGGCAATGACCATTTCCCTTTTAAACCGCCATAAGACTTCTTCACAACAAGCCATCTGCCATCCTTTGTTACGACCAATCCTGCTACACCTAACCAGACATATTTGCTTCTTTCTAACATATGAGCACCTTTTCCTAGATTTTTTTAATTATCTATACAAAAAGCTGTCTCGAGTATAATCGGACAGCTTTCTTTCGAAGTATATTATACCTTTATTAGATTAATTTAAATTTACCCTTTTTCATGAGAAGCGGCAAGCCACCCATCATGTATAAGGCACGATTATCAATGATTTTTTTCATCGCAGCTGCTTTTGTACCTTTTAATTTTTTGCCAAAAACGACTCCAATAGCATCATCATCCCCAAGTGAACATACAGTGCCTTTTGGTTCAAATACGAAATCTTTCATTTTCTCTCCTCGAATAAGGGCAGCAATATTTTCAGAGCAAACTTCTGCCTGCTGCATAGAAATTTGAGCTGTTGGTGGGTAAGGACGATTAATCTCTTCATTAATGATTAACGCACAATCTCCAATGACAAAAACATTTTCAAGACCGGGCGCCTGCAAAGTAGGCTCTACTTTCACACGGCCTCGCATCGCCTCAATACCTGACTTTTCAATGATACTGCTTCCTCTGACACCCGCAGCCCAGATAACTGTACCGGCTTTTATTAATTCTGTATCGTCTTCGCCTTTTCCGACAAGAATTCCCTCTTCCGTGCAGCCTTTGACTGGTGTGCCAATCATAAACTCAACACCTTTTTTCTCCAATCGTGCAACAGCATATTGTACAAGCTCCGGATCAAAGCCTGGCAATGCTGTAGGTGCTGCTTCTACACAAATAATACGCGCTTTATTAGGATCAACATCATATTCTTCACAAAGAGCTGGCATACGATTAGCAAGCTCTCCAATAAATTCAATACCTGTAAATCCAGCACCGCCTACTATAATAGTCAGTCTTTCTTCCTTTTTATCCGTTTGGTATTGGGAGAACTGATAATCAATATGTTCACGAATATGACGTGCTTTATTCACACTGGAAATACTGAATGCATATTCCTTTAATCCTTCAATACCAAATGTTTCAGATTCAGCACCTAAAGCAACTACTAAATAATCATATGAAACAGTACCATTCTCGCAAACTATCACTTTCTCATCTTTTTTTATTTCTACAACGGTATCTTCAATCATGGCTACCTTATTACGATCGATGATACTGCTAATATCATAACGTACTTTATTGTGATGTATGGTACCCGCTGACGCTTCATGCAGCCAAGTTGTTTCATAATGATAACGATGCTTATTAATTAGTGTAATTTCAGCTTCATTCACATTAATTTTATTTTGCAAACGCTTAGCTGTTAACAATCCGCCATAACCGGCTCCTAGAATAACAATTTGAGGCTTTTTCACTAGTATCACGTCCACCTTTTTTATATGATATAAAAATTCAAACATCTTGTGATATCATTCACGTATATCACGTCAAAAATGTCACAAAATATTAACATTTCGCTATAGATTACTATATTCTCTTTTGGTTATTTTTTCAAGCACTGGATATAAAAAGGATAAAAAAATAAGTAACGGTATTACCTTTGACTTTTTTGAATATTTACTCTTATTATCTTTATATACACACATATCCTTTAGAGGAACGTTATACCAAGATATATGGTACTATTTATTAAAGATTTATTTACAATATAGGGGGTAATCAAGTGAAAGAAGATCAAAAAGTATATGACGTAACGATCATAGGTGGAGGACCTGTAGGATTGTTCACTGCTTTCTATGGTGGTATGAGGCAAGCCTCAGTGAAAATCATCGAAAGTCTGCCCCAGCTAGGCGGACAATTATCCGCACTCTATCCCGAGAAATATATTTATGATGTAGCGGGTTTTCCCAAAATACTCGCTCAAGAATTAGTTAATAACCTAAAGGAACAAATGGCTAAGTTCGATCCAACCATTTGCCTTGAACAAGCTGTCGAGAATGTTGAAAAACAGGCAGATGGCGTTTTTAAAGTAACAACCGATAAGGAAGTTCATTATTCAAACACGATCATCATCACAGCCGGTAATGGAGCATTCCAGCCAAGGCGCCTTGAACTTGAAAATGCGTCTAATTATGAAGGGAAAAATCTTCATTATTTTGTTGATGATTTAAATAAATTTGCCGGTAAAAAAGTCGTCGTATGTGGCGGAGGGGACTCTGCAGTAGACTGGGCATTAATGCTTGAGCCTATCGCCGAGGAAGTAACCCTTGTTCATCGCCGTGATAAATTCCGTGCCCATGAACATAGTGTGGAAAATCTTAAAAATTCAAGTGTAATCATAAAGACTCCATATATACCATCTGAATTAGTTGGCGATGGGGAATCCATTAAACAAATCGTGTTGGATGATGCAACCGGGGATCATAAAGAAACGATTGATGTTGATGACGTATTAGTTACGTTTGGCTTTGTTTCTTCACTTGGACCTATTAAA
Coding sequences:
- a CDS encoding NAD(P)/FAD-dependent oxidoreductase gives rise to the protein MKEDQKVYDVTIIGGGPVGLFTAFYGGMRQASVKIIESLPQLGGQLSALYPEKYIYDVAGFPKILAQELVNNLKEQMAKFDPTICLEQAVENVEKQADGVFKVTTDKEVHYSNTIIITAGNGAFQPRRLELENASNYEGKNLHYFVDDLNKFAGKKVVVCGGGDSAVDWALMLEPIAEEVTLVHRRDKFRAHEHSVENLKNSSVIIKTPYIPSELVGDGESIKQIVLDDATGDHKETIDVDDVLVTFGFVSSLGPIKEWGLNIEKNSIIVNSKMETNIPGIYAAGDICTYDGKVKLIACGFGEAPTAINNAKAYMDPKARIQPLHSTSMFKD
- a CDS encoding NUDIX hydrolase, translating into MLERSKYVWLGVAGLVVTKDGRWLVVKKSYGGLKGKWSLPAGFVQPGETADEAVVREIKEETGIETKIIGLFGLRTGVIRNEISDNMLLFLLEPISGEISIQKTELLDVAFMDQETIKKDPDSSLLLTELNEKHASLHKKPLEGINPGDVFQYTAYKLFI
- a CDS encoding NAD(P)/FAD-dependent oxidoreductase; the protein is MILVKKPQIVILGAGYGGLLTAKRLQNKINVNEAEITLINKHRYHYETTWLHEASAGTIHHNKVRYDISSIIDRNKVAMIEDTVVEIKKDEKVIVCENGTVSYDYLVVALGAESETFGIEGLKEYAFSISSVNKARHIREHIDYQFSQYQTDKKEERLTIIVGGAGFTGIEFIGELANRMPALCEEYDVDPNKARIICVEAAPTALPGFDPELVQYAVARLEKKGVEFMIGTPVKGCTEEGILVGKGEDDTELIKAGTVIWAAGVRGSSIIEKSGIEAMRGRVKVEPTLQAPGLENVFVIGDCALIINEEINRPYPPTAQISMQQAEVCSENIAALIRGEKMKDFVFEPKGTVCSLGDDDAIGVVFGKKLKGTKAAAMKKIIDNRALYMMGGLPLLMKKGKFKLI